The proteins below come from a single Zea mays cultivar B73 chromosome 8, Zm-B73-REFERENCE-NAM-5.0, whole genome shotgun sequence genomic window:
- the LOC103632645 gene encoding uncharacterized protein: MASARESNKDGSCSEYEQLKQENIERNKRRLASLNIPEIVKSMEHQGPSKKISKKKQKTSVPTTKPPNLRPRPQRQSVPTTKPPNLRPRPQRQNAQPQDEQAIADLQTVGDFLTDNVEVTEDDPINATKKRPARGITKMEGIFSRSPEMPKIKILLNDRGQPIGKSARQLSSAIGCQVRKKLSIATTDWRLVDINKKYELWEDIKTYYDVDDAALNWVMRTAGKKWKQFKASIKQRYFNLELSIKEIPECPDKRVNDDDWHSMYNYWMSSEFQDRSEKAKINRQKLKMHHTAGSVSYACSEYDLAVKLGRPPRRDENFIQTHTRKNGVPTEQAKPIIDQLNDVVGVYPELKDRSIQEGDVFSVVCGTKEPKGYVRVLGLGPTPQDIGTPGLKSYTATRLQMEILARTKVQSEKAALEQRVLELQTQIEQRAQPDRASEEPTSHRSSTSFQHKVMRNKFAAEDEEDNEEYCASEDEELDDEDDQIFHQMQGANSPRSTRHFAEASHSKHDDLVGKDVILYAMLRSDLPVAKGTIVSTKPSTTVGGQILGRQYCEVIVTCVLKRDTILPRPCANVETMADAYMMSVAWPYKKLKLVHKAATPSTEGCSGQRKLVP, translated from the exons ATGGCAAGCGCAAGAGAAAGCAATAAAGATGGTTCATGTAGTGAATACGAGCAGCTGAAGCAAGAAAATATTGAAAGAAATAAaaggaggttggcatctcttaacatCCCTGAAATCGTCAAGAGTATGGAGCACCAAGGTCCATCCAAAAAAATTTcaaag AAAAAACAGAAGACAAGTGTTCCAACAACTAAACCTCCAAACTTGCGACCAAGGCCGCAAAGACAAAGTGTTCCAACAACTAAACCTCCAAACTTGCGACCAAGGCCACAAAGACAAAATGCTCAACCTCAAGACGAACAAGCGATTGCTGATTTGCAGACGGTGGGAGATTTTCTCACCGACAATG TTGAAGTTACCGAGGATGATCCAATCAATGCTACAAAAAAGAGGCCTGCAAGGGGCATAACTAAGATGGAGGGAATATTCTCAAGGTCACCTGAAATGCCAAAAATCAAAATTTTACTCAATGATCGAGGTCAGCCTATTGGTAAAAGTGCTAGACAACTTTCAAGTGCTATTGGGTGTCAAGTTAGAAAGAAATTGTCTATTGCTACCACGGACTGGAGGCTTGTTGATATTAACAAGAAGTATGAGCTGTGGGAGGATATAAAGACATATTATGATGTAGATGATGCTGCCTTAAACTGGGTGATGCGCACAGCTGGAAAGAAGTGGAAGCAATTTAAAGCATCCATAAAGCAACGATACTTCAATCTTGAATTGTCTATAAAAGAAATTCCAGAATGTCCTGATAAGAGGGTTAATGATGATGATTGGCACTCTATGTACAACTATTGGATGTCTTCTGAATTTCAG GATCGCTCAGAAAAAGCTAAAATAAATCGACAAAAGCTAAAGATGCACCATACAGCCGGCAGTGTGAGCTATGCATGTTCAGAATATGATTTG GCTGTGAAACTAGGACGTCCTCCACGAAGAGATGAAAACTTTATCCAAACCCATACAAGAAAAAATGGAGTTCCTACAGAACAGGCAAAACCAATAATT GACCAACTTAATGATGTTGTTGGAGTATATCCAGAGTTAAAGGACCGGTCAATTCAAGAGGGTGATGTATTCTCTGTTGTTTGTGGAACGAAAGAGCCAAAAGGATATGTTCGTGTTTTGGGTTTAGGCCCTACTCCTCAAGATATTGGCACTCCAGGGTTGAAGTCTTATACTGCAACAAGACTACAAATGGAGATTCTTGCTCGTACAAAGGTTCAAAGTGAGAAGGCTGCTTTAGAACAGCGTGTACTTGAGCTACAGACTCAAATTGAGCAAAGGGCTCAACCAGACCGGGCAAGTGAAGAGCCCACGTCACATCGCAGCTCTACTTCATTTCAACATAAG GTGATGAGGAACAAGTTTGCTGCTGAGGATGAGGAAGACAATGAAGAATATTGTGCTTCTGAAGATGAGGAATTAGATGATGAGGATGATCAAATATTTCATCAGATGCAAGGTGCAAACTCACCAAGATCTACAAGGCACTTTGCTGAAGCTTCACACTCTAAACATGATGATCTT GTTGGAAAAGATGTCATATTATATGCTATGTTGAGATCTGATTTGCCTGTGGCTAAAGGGACAATTGTTTCAACTAAACCAAGCACAACAGTTGGAGGCCAGATCCTTGGAAGGCAATATTGTGAAGTTATTGTAACTTGTGTGCTAAAACGAGATACAATTTTGCCTCGCCCTTGTGCCAATGTGGAAACTATGGCTGATGCTTACATGATGTCAGTTGCATGGCCGTACAAGAAA CTGAAGTTGGTGCATAAGGCTGCAACACCGTCTACTGAAG GGTGTTCTGGACAAAGAAAGCTTGTACCTTAA